The following are encoded in a window of Narcine bancroftii isolate sNarBan1 chromosome 2, sNarBan1.hap1, whole genome shotgun sequence genomic DNA:
- the ndufaf6 gene encoding NADH dehydrogenase (ubiquinone) complex I, assembly factor 6 isoform X3, which yields MRIQFWRQLVDDVYADNPPHQPIAIELWKAVRKHKLTKRWFLRILDEREKNLNEKAYRNIQELEAYGENAQSSLIYLLLEVLGVRDIHADHAGSHIGKAQGIVTCLRATPYHSLRQKVYLPLDICLLHGVSQEDFIRGNSQKRVRDVVFDVASQAHVHLEHARSFCKNVPSRACPAFLQTVILDDYLNKIRKVDFDVFHPSLQKRNWMLPLYLKIHSWRKIY from the exons ATGAGGATTCAGTTTTGGAGGCAACTAGTAGATGATGTTTACGCTGATAACCCACCCCATCAACCAATTGCCATAGAACTATGGAAG GCAGTCAGAAAACACAAACTGACCAAACGATGGTTTCTGAGAATTCTAGATGAACGG GAAAAGAATTTGAATGAGAAAGCTTATAGAAATATCCAAGAATTAGAAGCCTATGGAGAGAATGCTCAGTCGTCATTGATCTATCTCCTTTTGGAAGTATTAG GGGTGAGGGATATTCATGCAGATCATGCAGGTAGCCATATTGGAAAAGCACAAGGAATTGTGACGTGTCTCCGGGCAACTCCCTATCACAGTTTGCGACAAAAAGTTTACCTTCCATTGGATATTTGCCTGCTg CATGGAGTGTCACAAGAAGATTTTATTCGAGGAAATAGTCAAAAGCGTGTAAGGGATGTGGTTTTTGATGTTGCAAGTCAGGCTCATGTTCACCTTGAACAT GCTAGATCCTTTTGTAAAAATGTCCCTTCGAGGGCCTGCCCAGCATTTTTGCAAACG GTTATTCTTGATGACTATTTGAACAAAATTCGTAAAGTGGATTTCGATGTATTTCATCCCAGTCTTCAGAAGAGGAATTGGATGCTTCCTTTATATTTGAAAATTCATTCTTGGAGGAAAATCTAttaa
- the ndufaf6 gene encoding NADH dehydrogenase (ubiquinone) complex I, assembly factor 6 isoform X2 — protein sequence MAFGAARALRLIKARSGHAAERANTGAAAAHHEHYCMQLIRNRDYEGFLSSLLLPTEFRRSVFALRAFNVELAQVQDVVSQKTIGLMRIQFWRQLVDDVYADNPPHQPIAIELWKAVRKHKLTKRWFLRILDEREKNLNEKAYRNIQELEAYGENAQSSLIYLLLEVLGVRDIHADHAGSHIGKAQGIVTCLRATPYHSLRQKVYLPLDICLLHGVSQEDFIRGNSQKRVRDVVFDVASQAHVHLEHVILDDYLNKIRKVDFDVFHPSLQKRNWMLPLYLKIHSWRKIY from the exons ATGGCGTTCGGTGCAGCGCGCGCGCTGAGGCTCATCAAGGCGCGCTCGGGGCACGCGGCGGAAAGGGCCAACACCGGGGCGGCAGCGGCGCACCACGAACACTATTGCATGCAGCTTATCAG aaaTCGAGACTACGAAGGTTTCCTGTCTTCTCTGCTGCTTCCAACAGAATTTCGCCGCTCAGTTTTTGCCTTGAGGGCCTTCAACGTGGAGTTGGCTCAG GTACAAGATGTGGTATCCCAGAAAACAATAGGTCTAATGAGGATTCAGTTTTGGAGGCAACTAGTAGATGATGTTTACGCTGATAACCCACCCCATCAACCAATTGCCATAGAACTATGGAAG GCAGTCAGAAAACACAAACTGACCAAACGATGGTTTCTGAGAATTCTAGATGAACGG GAAAAGAATTTGAATGAGAAAGCTTATAGAAATATCCAAGAATTAGAAGCCTATGGAGAGAATGCTCAGTCGTCATTGATCTATCTCCTTTTGGAAGTATTAG GGGTGAGGGATATTCATGCAGATCATGCAGGTAGCCATATTGGAAAAGCACAAGGAATTGTGACGTGTCTCCGGGCAACTCCCTATCACAGTTTGCGACAAAAAGTTTACCTTCCATTGGATATTTGCCTGCTg CATGGAGTGTCACAAGAAGATTTTATTCGAGGAAATAGTCAAAAGCGTGTAAGGGATGTGGTTTTTGATGTTGCAAGTCAGGCTCATGTTCACCTTGAACAT GTTATTCTTGATGACTATTTGAACAAAATTCGTAAAGTGGATTTCGATGTATTTCATCCCAGTCTTCAGAAGAGGAATTGGATGCTTCCTTTATATTTGAAAATTCATTCTTGGAGGAAAATCTAttaa
- the ndufaf6 gene encoding NADH dehydrogenase (ubiquinone) complex I, assembly factor 6 isoform X1, giving the protein MAFGAARALRLIKARSGHAAERANTGAAAAHHEHYCMQLIRNRDYEGFLSSLLLPTEFRRSVFALRAFNVELAQVQDVVSQKTIGLMRIQFWRQLVDDVYADNPPHQPIAIELWKAVRKHKLTKRWFLRILDEREKNLNEKAYRNIQELEAYGENAQSSLIYLLLEVLGVRDIHADHAGSHIGKAQGIVTCLRATPYHSLRQKVYLPLDICLLHGVSQEDFIRGNSQKRVRDVVFDVASQAHVHLEHARSFCKNVPSRACPAFLQTVILDDYLNKIRKVDFDVFHPSLQKRNWMLPLYLKIHSWRKIY; this is encoded by the exons ATGGCGTTCGGTGCAGCGCGCGCGCTGAGGCTCATCAAGGCGCGCTCGGGGCACGCGGCGGAAAGGGCCAACACCGGGGCGGCAGCGGCGCACCACGAACACTATTGCATGCAGCTTATCAG aaaTCGAGACTACGAAGGTTTCCTGTCTTCTCTGCTGCTTCCAACAGAATTTCGCCGCTCAGTTTTTGCCTTGAGGGCCTTCAACGTGGAGTTGGCTCAG GTACAAGATGTGGTATCCCAGAAAACAATAGGTCTAATGAGGATTCAGTTTTGGAGGCAACTAGTAGATGATGTTTACGCTGATAACCCACCCCATCAACCAATTGCCATAGAACTATGGAAG GCAGTCAGAAAACACAAACTGACCAAACGATGGTTTCTGAGAATTCTAGATGAACGG GAAAAGAATTTGAATGAGAAAGCTTATAGAAATATCCAAGAATTAGAAGCCTATGGAGAGAATGCTCAGTCGTCATTGATCTATCTCCTTTTGGAAGTATTAG GGGTGAGGGATATTCATGCAGATCATGCAGGTAGCCATATTGGAAAAGCACAAGGAATTGTGACGTGTCTCCGGGCAACTCCCTATCACAGTTTGCGACAAAAAGTTTACCTTCCATTGGATATTTGCCTGCTg CATGGAGTGTCACAAGAAGATTTTATTCGAGGAAATAGTCAAAAGCGTGTAAGGGATGTGGTTTTTGATGTTGCAAGTCAGGCTCATGTTCACCTTGAACAT GCTAGATCCTTTTGTAAAAATGTCCCTTCGAGGGCCTGCCCAGCATTTTTGCAAACG GTTATTCTTGATGACTATTTGAACAAAATTCGTAAAGTGGATTTCGATGTATTTCATCCCAGTCTTCAGAAGAGGAATTGGATGCTTCCTTTATATTTGAAAATTCATTCTTGGAGGAAAATCTAttaa